One genomic region from Athalia rosae chromosome 3, iyAthRosa1.1, whole genome shotgun sequence encodes:
- the LOC105686617 gene encoding uncharacterized protein LOC105686617 isoform X1, which produces MIGKQLRSSFALLAIVAMQVAGKPPPPPDAPWAKFVSKPAFTRSLGPPPMSGIGTISIPYVPKPMMFPKFVDPRIMINKKADLLANLFGGLGPVMEPPGYMSAPSSGYASPSDYTGMYGSDDVDIKYADSVSPASSVKTGDNNFPISYTSSGLSEESGNFGTDGASEGNIMKRGFFSPMGPKSFGGPLGPNFPMSGPLYGSSGSFEASAGANGSPYYKRGLFGPLVVPFSSPISTMKETAISPKDKSAEDLSAAVKTDSSTDKTEKHSTVPTQGPPPSYPGMHVIPEENEIVDKESTGSGTQPATAKDLVKRMITEPSTVPKEYLPGMFGPMGPMFGPPGAFASPGIFGPEAFMSKKSMFLDTLFKNLATTTPPPVTTDIPIPKSTIVPPGFWIPESVVPDPDAYNAKVATFLEKLFDSLKLNASSTPGDGSPLQSLTYAESISAGFPGEKTDVSRSLPFGYFGGGSSSPYPNEVPISTRSLADPEAVVAAKDQIVNSIIGELGVLKDNMISTFNDFVAYQKNISTPPPSSKPFKPFVPPFWPGAAAAAAASDVGTLAYKRRMVILDQVFDMLTELQTNVTAAVNEVVKASFADSSSTKTEMTTTPMPDVSGLNISVLDAIQTKLNELNTISSAQPIPKYSRAIPASPTSFWVAYPGGDSARRGLAEDQEIPRHAKQDVEETPKDIENLFTVGKDSRAIKMQMHQGYQSFPPGTIESIQAGGGSVPGHEGGGVKLLGGTRDYEDYKKWQDWSKSIAMENQNNHHRHNHH; this is translated from the exons ATGATCGGGAAACAACTACGATCGTCTTTTGCTTTGTTGGCTATTGTTGCCATGCAGGTGGCGGGCaaaccaccaccgccacctgATGCACCGTGGGCCAAATTCGTTAGTAAGCCCG CTTTCACGCGATCTTTGGGACCTCCTCCGATGTCTGGAATCGGGACAATCTCGATCCCGTACGTTCCGAAGCCGATGATGTTTCCAAAATTTGTTGACCCCAGAATAATGATTAACAAAAAAGCGGACCTCCTCGCTAATTTATTCGGCGGACTAGGACCGGTCATGGAACCTCCGGGATACATGTCAGCCCCTTCTTCAGGATACGCTTCACCTTCAGATTATACTGGCATGTACGGGTCCGACGACGTTGATATAAAGTATGCTGATTCCGTATCCCCTGCATCATCTGTCAAAACTGGTGACAACAATTTCCCGATTTCTTACACATCATCAGGTTTGAGTGAAGAATCTGGTAATTTTGGTACGGATGGCGCATCGGAGGGTAATATAATGAAGCGAGGTTTCTTCAGTCCGATGGGCCCAAAATCCTTCGGAGGACCTCTTGGTCCGAACTTTCCAATGTCTGGACCTCTTTACGGAAGTAGCGGATCCTTCGAGGCTTCTGCAGGAGCGAATGGCTCGCCTTATTATAAACGGGGTCTTTTCGGGCCACTCGTGGTTCCGTTCAGCTCCCCAATTTCAACTATGAAGGAAAcagcgatcagcccaaaggaTAAATCAGCAGAAGATCTGAGCGCAGCTGTAAAAACCGATTCTTCAACGGATAAAACCGAAAAACATTCCACGGTCCCTACGCAAGGACCGCCACCGTCCTACCCCGGAATGCACGTTATTccagaagaaaatgaaatcgttGACAAAGAATCCACGGGGTCTGGAACGCAACCTGCAACCGCTAAGGACCTCGTCAAACGAATGATTACCGAACCGAGCACTGTACCCAAGGAATATCTTCCAGGAATGTTCGGGCCAATGGGGCCGATGTTCGGACCCCCAGGAGCATTCGCTTCTCCAGGAATTTTTGGACCAGAAGCTTTTATGAGCAAGAAATCAATGTTCCTGGATACCTTATTCAAGAATTTGGCGACTACTACTCCTCCACCTGTTACTACCGATATCCCGATACCAAAGAGCACGATAGTTCCCCCTGGATTTTGGATTCCAGAGAGTGTCGTTCCCGATCCAGATGCATACAACGCGAAAGTTGCGACATttctagaaaaattattcgattcatTGAAATTGAACGCTTCATCTACACCCGGTGATGGTTCCCCTCTTCAATCACTTACTTACGCGGAATCAATATCCGCGGGATTTCCAGGAGAAAAAACAGACGTTTCACGGTCTTTGCCTTTCGGATATTTCGGGGGCGGCAGTTCTTCTCCGTATCCGAACGAAGTCCCCATCTCCACTCGGTCGCTGGCCGATCCGGAAGCGGTGGTCGCTGCTAAAGACCAGATCGTTAATTCCATCATCGGAGAACTGGGAGTCCTCAAGGACAACATGATTTCGACTTTCAATGACTTTGTTGCTTaccaaaaaaacatttcaacgCCGCCCCCAAGTTCTAAACCCTTCAAACCTTTCGTACCACCTTTTTGGCctggtgcagcagcagcagcagcagcctcaGATGTTGGAACTTTGGCTTACAAACGACGGATGGTTATCCTCGATCAAGTTTTCGACATGTTAACTGAACTGCAAACGAACGTGACAGCAGCGGTAAATGAAGTCGTCAAAGCAAGCTTCGCCGATTCTTCATCGACAAAAACTGAAATGACAACGACGCCTATGCCAGATGTTTCGGGCCTCAACATTTCTGTTTTGGATGCAATTCAAACTAAGTTAAATGAGCTGAATACCATAAGCTCTGCACAGCCGATACCCAAATACTCCAGAGCTATACCTGCATCGCCAACTTCTTTCTGGGTCGCTTATCCTGGTGGCGATAGTGCACGCCGAGGTCTTGCCgaagatcaagaaattcctcGGCATGCCAAACAAGATGTTGAAGAGACCCCGAAGGACATTGAAAATCTCTTCACTGTTGGGAAGGATTCTCGGGCTATTAAAATGCAGATGCATCAGGGATATCAGAGTTTTCCTCCGGGAACCATCGAGTCCATCCAGGCTGGGGGAGGATCTGTACCAGGACACGAAGGCGGTGGCGTAAAATTACTG GGGGGTACACGCGATTACGAAGATTATAAAAAATGGCAAGATTGGTCCAAGAGCATAGcaatggaaaatcaaaataatcatcatcgtcaCAATCACCATTAA
- the LOC105686617 gene encoding uncharacterized protein LOC105686617 isoform X2 produces MIGKQLRSSFALLAIVAMQVAGKPPPPPDAPWAKFVSKPAFTRSLGPPPMSGIGTISIPYVPKPMMFPKFVDPRIMINKKADLLANLFGGLGPVMEPPGYMSAPSSGYASPSDYTGMYGSDDVDIKYADSVSPASSVKTGDNNFPISYTSSGLSEESGNFGTDGASEGNIMKRGFFSPMGPKSFGGPLGPNFPMSGPLYGSSGSFEASAGANGSPYYKRGLFGPLVVPFSSPISTMKETAISPKDKSAEDLSAAVKTDSSTDKTEKHSTVPTQGPPPSYPGMHVIPEENEIVDKESTGSGTQPATAKDLVKRMITEPSTVPKEYLPGMFGPMGPMFGPPGAFASPGIFGPEAFMSKKSMFLDTLFKNLATTTPPPVTTDIPIPKSTIVPPGFWIPESVVPDPDAYNAKVATFLEKLFDSLKLNASSTPGDGSPLQSLTYAESISAGFPGEKTDVSRSLPFGYFGGGSSSPYPNEVPISTRSLADPEAVVAAKDQIVNSIIGELGVLKDNMISTFNDFVAYQKNISTPPPSSKPFKPFVPPFWPGAAAAAAASDVGTLAYKRRMVILDQVFDMLTELQTNVTAAVNEVVKASFADSSSTKTEMTTTPMPDVSGLNISVLDAIQTKLNELNTISSAQPIPKYSRAIPASPTSFWVAYPGGDSARRGLAEDQEIPRHAKQDVEETPKDIENLFTVGKDSRAIKMQMHQGYQSFPPGTIESIQAGGGSVPGHEGGGVKLLIKMPAKDTTMRDV; encoded by the exons ATGATCGGGAAACAACTACGATCGTCTTTTGCTTTGTTGGCTATTGTTGCCATGCAGGTGGCGGGCaaaccaccaccgccacctgATGCACCGTGGGCCAAATTCGTTAGTAAGCCCG CTTTCACGCGATCTTTGGGACCTCCTCCGATGTCTGGAATCGGGACAATCTCGATCCCGTACGTTCCGAAGCCGATGATGTTTCCAAAATTTGTTGACCCCAGAATAATGATTAACAAAAAAGCGGACCTCCTCGCTAATTTATTCGGCGGACTAGGACCGGTCATGGAACCTCCGGGATACATGTCAGCCCCTTCTTCAGGATACGCTTCACCTTCAGATTATACTGGCATGTACGGGTCCGACGACGTTGATATAAAGTATGCTGATTCCGTATCCCCTGCATCATCTGTCAAAACTGGTGACAACAATTTCCCGATTTCTTACACATCATCAGGTTTGAGTGAAGAATCTGGTAATTTTGGTACGGATGGCGCATCGGAGGGTAATATAATGAAGCGAGGTTTCTTCAGTCCGATGGGCCCAAAATCCTTCGGAGGACCTCTTGGTCCGAACTTTCCAATGTCTGGACCTCTTTACGGAAGTAGCGGATCCTTCGAGGCTTCTGCAGGAGCGAATGGCTCGCCTTATTATAAACGGGGTCTTTTCGGGCCACTCGTGGTTCCGTTCAGCTCCCCAATTTCAACTATGAAGGAAAcagcgatcagcccaaaggaTAAATCAGCAGAAGATCTGAGCGCAGCTGTAAAAACCGATTCTTCAACGGATAAAACCGAAAAACATTCCACGGTCCCTACGCAAGGACCGCCACCGTCCTACCCCGGAATGCACGTTATTccagaagaaaatgaaatcgttGACAAAGAATCCACGGGGTCTGGAACGCAACCTGCAACCGCTAAGGACCTCGTCAAACGAATGATTACCGAACCGAGCACTGTACCCAAGGAATATCTTCCAGGAATGTTCGGGCCAATGGGGCCGATGTTCGGACCCCCAGGAGCATTCGCTTCTCCAGGAATTTTTGGACCAGAAGCTTTTATGAGCAAGAAATCAATGTTCCTGGATACCTTATTCAAGAATTTGGCGACTACTACTCCTCCACCTGTTACTACCGATATCCCGATACCAAAGAGCACGATAGTTCCCCCTGGATTTTGGATTCCAGAGAGTGTCGTTCCCGATCCAGATGCATACAACGCGAAAGTTGCGACATttctagaaaaattattcgattcatTGAAATTGAACGCTTCATCTACACCCGGTGATGGTTCCCCTCTTCAATCACTTACTTACGCGGAATCAATATCCGCGGGATTTCCAGGAGAAAAAACAGACGTTTCACGGTCTTTGCCTTTCGGATATTTCGGGGGCGGCAGTTCTTCTCCGTATCCGAACGAAGTCCCCATCTCCACTCGGTCGCTGGCCGATCCGGAAGCGGTGGTCGCTGCTAAAGACCAGATCGTTAATTCCATCATCGGAGAACTGGGAGTCCTCAAGGACAACATGATTTCGACTTTCAATGACTTTGTTGCTTaccaaaaaaacatttcaacgCCGCCCCCAAGTTCTAAACCCTTCAAACCTTTCGTACCACCTTTTTGGCctggtgcagcagcagcagcagcagcctcaGATGTTGGAACTTTGGCTTACAAACGACGGATGGTTATCCTCGATCAAGTTTTCGACATGTTAACTGAACTGCAAACGAACGTGACAGCAGCGGTAAATGAAGTCGTCAAAGCAAGCTTCGCCGATTCTTCATCGACAAAAACTGAAATGACAACGACGCCTATGCCAGATGTTTCGGGCCTCAACATTTCTGTTTTGGATGCAATTCAAACTAAGTTAAATGAGCTGAATACCATAAGCTCTGCACAGCCGATACCCAAATACTCCAGAGCTATACCTGCATCGCCAACTTCTTTCTGGGTCGCTTATCCTGGTGGCGATAGTGCACGCCGAGGTCTTGCCgaagatcaagaaattcctcGGCATGCCAAACAAGATGTTGAAGAGACCCCGAAGGACATTGAAAATCTCTTCACTGTTGGGAAGGATTCTCGGGCTATTAAAATGCAGATGCATCAGGGATATCAGAGTTTTCCTCCGGGAACCATCGAGTCCATCCAGGCTGGGGGAGGATCTGTACCAGGACACGAAGGCGGTGGCGTAAAATTACTG ATTAAAATGCCTGCTAAAGATACAACGATGAGAGATGTCTAA
- the LOC105686165 gene encoding uncharacterized protein LOC105686165 has protein sequence MTAAFQRFFRLKCGSSRPKKMQTMFASHAPGEVIDAIRPDLEAFTSLWTALRVNYEGTNITRTVARLLHMYQPEEGVTAYERLLRTLFVLLEDFDSNGLQLLVSMVPPPKGVSDEIVKEVFYTATGFVRVDAPIFHKNTHTQYTSVRSSTPTPIPGSHYSQFLPQPCSSTASQIHVPLRQSPVIQEQKDGGSPPKEVAVTEIAKQLKSADPSETAPVNQEENSPQVSQDSSEVFRGFPPSEIFNTQSHVQSMTNFYRPLTNYSFSQPRPSFVNFARIVGQSSGQTRQPFSTGLVESVYRPKWFPNPYLIHKNSYPQPQYQDLYLKTVNNQYVRIPASKVNNFHQVNLNASHASHQNLYSAHDLLRNRSNTVTSGLLEEVRHHNLQKADVKKILPKNGLSTKSEGHILAANVKEKPADSRENLELEALDDKFATGEEERTILDSSIIKKTNSNVNLKSSNADVQTEILNHQLETLDTVDERNDNAPSNREGQVTVENLVTNSENFEEFEKEVRLRQRAIQEDIFKMDIVCSDIHTECGKFLQEEVDNSITPEMLTASEELRISCKKFFGRVKTEEIIETPTFPRTRALSRIIQQPIVLHPSESNLWKLLTSKNALDSVDDAVTTKTIEALGELEGPLVKDATIVSPVDGRETGKLGLPVSVSMPKRVIRKKKIDALTTKSKSQRVALRRPSALSDVQDDFSPGGNRRNILATQMNSSSQEFANRSPHSMTQQTPPAVISPATTMAELAAYKKQYYDALLSIQKAKAAVANSLAISSVRSPSGFDPYYYNYLQQQQQRNQILRRHQHQIFMGHQFSRQQSMQPVCPPWFRNTDWRFPVIGQSQLPNRPQVVHSTPSLWPPRTGLTRRESQSIGSQNQAPNILHQAKPPVKRRKLEEIVGKLKKTENISTKI, from the exons ATGACAGCTGCATTTCAGAG ATTTTTCAGACTAAAGTGCGGAAGTTCTCGTCCGAAAAAAATGCAGACTATGTTTGCATCTC ATGCTCCAGGGGAGGTGATAGACGCTATAAGACCTGACCTAGAAGCATTTACTTCATTATGGACAGCCCTCAGAGTAAATTATGAGGGTACGAATATAACCAGAACCGTTGCTCGTCTTCTACACATGTATCAGCCCGAAGAAGGAGTTACTGCTTATGAAAGACTACTTCGAACCTTATTCGTCCTTCTTGAAGATTTTGACAGCAATGGACTCCAGTTGTTAGTTTCTATGGTACCACCACCAAAGGGTGTCAGCGATGAGATAGTTAAAGAAGTATTCTATACTGCTACCGGCTTTGTGCGAGTTGATGCCCCAATATTTCATAAAAA TACTCATACCCAGTACACCAGTGTTAGATCCAGCACGCCTACACCAATCCCAGGCAGTCATTACTCTCAGTTTTTACCTCAGCCATGCTCTTCCACTGCATCTCAAATCCATGTGCCTCTCCGTCAAAGTCCTGTCATCCAAGAACAAAAAGATGGTGGTTCCCCACCAAAGGAAGTAGCTGTCACTGAGATTGCAAAACAGCTTAAATCTGCAGATCCAAGTGAAACTGCTCCTGTCAACCAAGAAGAAAACTCTCCTCAG GTATCTCAAGATTCTTCAGAAGTTTTTCGAGGGTTTCCACCAAGTGAAATATTCAACACTCAAAGTCATGTCCAGAGCATGACAAATTTCTACAGGCCATTAACAAATTATAGTTTTTCTCAACCTAGGCCTAGTTTTGTAAACTTTGCTCGAATTGTTGGTCAAAGTTCAGGACAAACTCGACAACCCTTCAGTACAGGATTGGTAGAAAGTGTATATCGACCAAAATGGTTTCCAAATCCCTACTTGATTCACAAAAATTCTTACCCACAACCGCAGTACCAGGATTTGTATTTAAAGACAGTTAACAACCAGTATGTTAGAATACCTGCCTCGAAAgttaacaattttcatcaggTGAACCTCAACGCTTCGCATGCATCTCATCAG AATTTGTACTCGGCACATGATCTTTTGAGGAATAGGAGTAACACCGTGACTAGTGGTTTGCTCGAAGAAGTAAGACACCATAATCTTCAGAAGGCAGATGTTAAAAAGATTTTACCAAAAAATGGGCTCTCTACAAAGTCCGAAGGCCATATTCTAGCTGCTAATGTCAAAGAAAAACCAGCCGACAGTCGAGAAAACCTAGAACTTGAAGCCCTAGATGATAAATTTGCTACAGGTGAAGAAGAGCGAACAATCCTAGACAGTTctatcataaaaaaaaccaatagcAATGTCAATTTGAAGAGTAGCAATGCAGACGTCCAGACAGAAATTCTAAATCATCAGTTAGAAACATTGGATACTGTTGACGAGAGAAATGATAATGCACCAAGCAATAGAGAGGGCCAAGTTACCGTAGAAAATCTAGTGACGAatagtgaaaattttgaagagtttgaaaaagaagTCAGATTGCGACAGCGGGCCATACAGGAAGATATATTTAAAATGGATATCGTGTGTAGTGACATTCATACCGAGTGTGGGAAGTTTCTTCAGGAAGAAGTTGATAAT tcAATAACACCTGAAATGCTGACAGCAAGTGAGGAGCTGAGGATTAGTTGCAAGAAGTTTTTCGGTCGTgtaaaaaccgaagaaataaTTG AAACACCAACGTTCCCAAGGACCAGAGCATTGAGCCGTATTATTCAGCAGCCGATAGTCTTGCACCCATCTGAATCTAATTTGTGGAAACTTTTGACTTCAAAAAACGCCCTAGATAGTGTCGACGATGCAGTAACTACCAAAACCATAGAGGCTCTTGGAGAATTGGAAGGCCCTTTGGTAAAGGACGCAACAATTGTTTCACCTGTCGACGGAAGAGAGACAGGAAAATTAGGACTGCCGGTATCAGTCTCTATGCCGAAACGTGTCATACGCAAGAAGAAAATTGACGCGCTAACGACAAAGTCAAAAAGTCAAAGGGTTGCTTTAAGGAGACCATCGGCGCTGTCTGACGTCCAAGATGACTTTAGCCCTGGTGGGAACAGACGGAATATATTAGCTACACAAATGAATAGCAGTTCACAGGAGTTTGCAAACAG gTCTCCCCATTCTATGACTCAACAAACTCCACCCGCTGTTATTAGTCCAGCAACAACAATGGCTGAATTAGCAGCTTATAAAAAACAATATTACGATGCGTTGCTGAGCATTCAGAAGGCAAAAG CTGCAGTGGCAAATTCCCTGGCAATTTCCTCCGTGAGAAGCCCATCTGGGTTCGATCCGTACTATTACAATTACttgcaacagcaacagcaacgaAATCAGATTCTTCGACGTCACCAACACCAAATTTTTATGGGTCACCAATTCTCTCGGCAGCAATCAATGCAGCCCGTGTGTCCACCTTGGTTCAGAAATACCGATTGGAGATTTCCTGTCATCGGCCAATCCCAGTTACCTAACAGA CCCCAAGTTGTCCATTCCACCCCTTCCCTGTGGCCTCCACGTACTGG GTTGACACGGAGAGAGTCACAATCGATTGGCTCTCAGAACCAGGCTCCGAATATCCTTCATCAGGCTAAACCGCCGGTGAAACGTAGAAAACTAGAAGAAATCGTAGGCAAActtaaaaaaaccgaaaacatCAGCACgaaaatttga